From a region of the Coffea arabica cultivar ET-39 chromosome 3e, Coffea Arabica ET-39 HiFi, whole genome shotgun sequence genome:
- the LOC113738122 gene encoding cysteine-tryptophan domain-containing zinc finger protein 3-like isoform X3 translates to MNLRPAFLRLSNEVLLTRKQSKAVGKSKKYNESKCRNQMAFEDHMLSRLKENPGAEVPQIKDSFKDSAKALEAFGEHENGATLKKRKDTKDKAKGRLSVTELVKDESFGSMSGLSDSKIEHQEDKSCSLDWITKNHVKSSQKDVPVDKLEGIGNKANQVPASLKADSDTSQSERDTKGGIDHSIQKLSARTTHEEDQSRMPVSAKKFSSESKKKLKGAQVRGKQFVDSAEESTRAGISAVARQKATKRDANKVRDTYKDLFETNSARVDVLENSSVNRLKDSNVETLKEKQPYGDRPKGKPRGSKFDDQVISETLLNDPPIDSLPINNGPTLVTEQATMALIEENWVQCDQCQAWRLLPYGTKPEDLPEKWLCSMLNWLPGMNHCDISEEETTKALYASYQFPVLENQHWIQNHADRPATGAHAVDVQLLNQSHQNVGFDYKASGRKKAHKIKETSFTGSKGKNFEQDLVKRGSSKDMKQSSLGVKPVNRSITVSEIAVEKHSNRQKQKHVTGGDVKLKKKSKRETDRHELEPSKKSKTASAVKNIQASAACLGRSGIKSKTILPTLASTENRNPSERDYPKEEERNGLQTSLRKPSERASGLLGNGYLDMMGKSNSGEISLKKRKLKDWQSSQNNAETLQNDGSQLPDRNLPAKEESSDSGFRRDKKLRVSQIDGKESSRSKSSAELKRKDMNTRMVPSACNNTIDRNFDKPKQLNKCRVKITSQLTMEDLESLKKDLGCEPVLTAATSSSSKVSDSRKKRNSYQGVNGSPVESVSSSPMRMSSLNKLSPEKLDGFELDDVKVGGFPIKGSPRKAVDGDVNNVTKRSGIAKKRKNPDVLNPELAENHMLDFRKTDAGGKLGEECELGGRPPSLFGNGYLDNDHLDILESHSTYLTDRHASEPFSVKDRIGKDQHNTVLPQKKSGKASSLLPKHKGRNFGLDSEDAVENVSDLPNDRGDLNPKTSSSVDTGIDQNHVAADGVLLGDVKQPFVDQSGVQSVKSNKSISKRESRKLLDGSLENLLQPKGHRRSGVNLGDPCSKDANNLMQQDLIKGSDALRSNSALKARSDAKSLIDHHPEDEHEVLPFASKPAPGTQNGSLLQVPGHDVSIRTYASEVSKDHRNIIHHNEPHQAMGSTASGRSVAWDLSGPSLERKDAARLTAPLDVLKEAEGLRNDADNIKDSGFSFECNELYFQAALKFLHAASLLESNFENSKPGEMNQMQIYGSAAKLCETCAHEYERQQEMAAAALAYKCMEVANMRVVYCKNTSTNRLCRDLQASLQIVPQGESPSSSASDIDNLNNQALVEKASLAKSNGSHSGNHVIAPRNRPGFFRLLDFAKDVNSAMEATRKSQNAFSAANVILEESQNKEGIAAVKRVIDFSFQDVEELLHLVQIAIRAISRQGFIRSRD, encoded by the exons ATGAATCTTCGTCCTGCATTCTTAAG GTTAAGCAATGAGGTTCTACTGACAAGGAAGCAAAGCAAAGCTGTTGGGAAGagtaaaaaatataatgaatcaAAATGCAGGAATCAAATGGCTTTTGAGGATCATATGCTCTCCCGCTTAAAGGAAAACCCTGGAGCCGAGGTGCCGCAAATCAAGGACTCATTTAAGGACTCAGCTAAGGCGCTTGAAGCTTTTGGGGAGCATGAAAATGGTGCCACCTTAAAGAAGAGGAAGGATACCAAGGACAAAGCCAAGGGCAGATTGTCGGTGACTGAGCTGGTCAAGGATGAGTCCTTTGGATCAATGTCTGGCCTAAGTGATAGTAAGATTGAGCATCAAGAAGATAAAAGCTGCTCATTGGACTGGATTACGAAAAACCACGTAAAAAGTTCCCAGAAGGATGTTCCAGTTGATAAACTTGAAGGCATAGGGAACAAAGCTAACCAGGTTCCTGCTTCACTCAAAGCTGATTCTGATACATCTCAAAGTGAAAGAGATACTAAAGGGGGTATTGATCACTCGATACAGAAATTAAGTGCTAGAACTACCCATGAAGAAGATCAATCAAGGATGCCTGTATCTGCAAAGAAGTTTTCATCAGAAAGTAAAAAGAAGTTAAAGGGAGCTCAAGTTAGAGGAAAGCAGTTTGTGGATTCAGCAGAAGAAAGTACAAGGGCTGGTATTTCTGCTGTGGCGAGACAAAAGGCTACTAAGAGGGATGCAAATAAGGTTCGTGATACCTATAAAGATTTGTTTGAGACAAACTCAGCACGAGTGGATGTGTTGGAGAATTCATCTGTCAACAGATTGAAGGACTCAAATGTTGAGACTCTGAAAGAAAAGCAGCCATATGGTGATAGACCAAAAGGGAAGCCAAGGGGTAGTAAATTTGATGACCAGGTGATATCTGAAACATTACTGAATGATCCTCCAATTGACAGTCTTCCTATAAATAATGGGCCGACACTGGTCACAGAACAGGCTACAATGGCTCTCATAGAGGAAAATTGGGTCCAATGTGACCAATGTCAGGCCTGGCGTCTCCTGCCTTATGGTACAAAGCCTGAAGATCTGCCGGAGAAGTGGCTGTGCAGCATGCTGAACTGGCT GCCTGGAATGAACCATTGTGACATTAGTGAGGAGGAGACAACGAAGGCTCTCTATGCTTCATATCAGTTTCCTGTTTTAGAGAACCAACATTGGATTCAAAATCATGCTGATAGGCCTGCAACTGGAGCACATGCAGTTGACGTACAGCTCCTAAATCAGAGCCACCAGAATGTTGGTTTTGATTACAAGGCTAGTGGAAGAAAGAAGGctcataaaataaaagaaacatcTTTTACTGGCAGCAAGGGAAAAAACTTTGAACAGGATCTGGTGAAAAGGGGAAGTTCAAAAGATATGAAGCAGTCTTCTTTGGGAGTTAAACCAGTTAATAGATCCATTACTGTGTCAGAAATTGCAGTGGAAAAGCATTCGAATAGACAGAAACAGAAGCATGTAACTGGAG GTGATGTAAAGCTaaagaagaaaagcaaaagagaGACTGATAGGCATGAACTTGAGCCTTCAAAGAAGAGTAAAACTGCTTCTGCTGTGAAGAACATCCAGGCTTCTGCTGCATGCCTCGGCAGGTCAGGCATcaagtcaaaaactattttgCCAACATTGGCATCTACAGAAAACCGAAATCCCAGTGAACGTGATTATCCAAAAGAGGAGGAGAGGAATGGTTTACAAACTTCTCTCAGGAAACCAAGTGAACGTGCATCAGGTTTATTGGGTAATGGATATTTGGATATGATGGGGAAATCCAATAGTGGGGAGATATCCTTAAAGAAGAGAAAACTGAAGGATTGGCAAAGTTCTCAAAATAATGCAGAGACACTTCAAAATGATGGAAGTCAACTCCCTGACAGAAATTTGCCTGCGAAGGAGGAGAGCAGTGACAGTGGATTCAGGAGGGACAAGAAACTTCGGGTGTCTCAGATTGATGGGAAGGAGTCCAGTAGAAGTAAGTCTAGTGctgaattgaaaagaaaagacatGAACACCAGAATGGTTCCATCGGCTTGTAATAATACAATTGACAGAAATTTTGATAAGCCAAAGCAGCTAAACAAATGCAGAGTAAAAATTACATCTCAACTGACCATGGAGGATTTGGAGTCGTTGAAAAAGGATTTGGGATGTGAACCAGTGTTAACAGCTGCCACATCAAGCTCATCAAAGGTTTCTGATTCCCGTAAAAAGAGAAACAGTTATCAGGGAGTGAATGGTTCACCAGTTGAATCAGTTTCTTCATCTCCCATGAGGATGTCCAGTCTGAACAAATTGTCTCCAGAAAAATTGGATGGTTTTGAGCTGGATGATGTCAAAGTAGGTGGTTTTCCCATAAAAGGAAGCCCCAGAAAAGCTGTGGATGGGGATGTTAATAATGTGACCAAGAGATCTGGGATAGCTAAGAAGCGGAAAAATCCCGATGTTCTCAATCCTGAGTTAGCTGAAAACCATATGCTCGACTTTCGGAAAACTGATGCTGGAGGCAAATTGGGTGAGGAATGTGAACTTGGTGGTAGACCACCTTCACTTTTTGGAAATGGTTATCTAGATAATGATCATCTTGACATCTTGGAGAGTCATAGCACATATCTGACTGATAGGCATGCTTCAGAACCTTTTTCTGTCAAAGACAGGATTGGCAAGGACCAGCATAATACTGTCTTACCccaaaagaaatctggaaagGCTTCCTCTCTGCTGCCCAAGCACAAAGGCAGGAATTTTGGTTTGGATTCTGAAGATGCAGTAGAGAATGTCTCTGATCTACCAAATGATCGGGGAGACTTAAACCCAAAGACAAGTTCAAGCGTAGACACAGGTATTGATCAAAATCACGTTGCAGCTGACGGTGTCTTGCTGGGTGATGTGAAACAACCTTTTGTTGATCAGTCTGGAGTTCAATCTGTTAAAAGTAACAAGAGTATTAGCAAGAGAGAGTCAAGAAAATTGCTTGATGGCAGTCTAGAGAACCTATTGCAACCTAAAGGGCACAGGAGATCAGGTGTCAATTTAGGTGATCCTTGCAGCAAGGATGCAAATAACCTCATGCAACAAGACCTAATCAAGGGTTCTGATGCATTGAGGAGCAATTCAGCTTTGAAAGCTCGTAGTGATGCGAAGTCGCTGATTGACCATCATCCTGAAGATGAACATGAGGTGCTACCTTTTGCTAGCAAACCTGCTCCAGGAACCCAGAATGGAAGTCTATTGCAAGTACCAGGTCATGATGTTTCCATCCGCACTTATGCATCAGAGGTTTCAAAAGATCATCGCAATATCATTCACCATAATGAACCTCATCAGGCCATGGGCAGCACTGCTTCTGGTCGATCTGTAGCATGGGATCTCAGTGGCCCGAgtctggaaagaaaggatgccGCTAGGTTGACCGCACCTTTAGATGTGCTAAAAGAAGCCGAAGGCCTTAGAAATGATGCGGATAATATCAAG GACTCAGGATTTAGTTTTGAATGTAATGAGCTATACTTCCAAGCAGCCTTAAAATTTCTTCATGCTGCTTCTCTTTTGGAGAGCAACTTTGAGAATAGCAAACCTGGAGAGATGAATCAAATGCAGATTTATGGTAGTGCTGCAAAACTTTGCGA AACCTGTGCCCATGAATATGAGAGACAGCAGGAAATGGCTGCTGCTGCTTTAGCTTATAAATGCATGGAGGTTGCTAATATGAGGGTGGTTTACTGCAAAAATACTAGTACGAATCGGCTGTGTCGTGATTTACAAGCTAGTTTGCAGATTGTTCCCCAAG GTGAATCTCCTTCATCTTCTGCATCTGATATTGACAACTTGAACAATCAAGCATTGGTGGAAAAGGCTTCCTTGGCTAAAAGCAATGGTTCTCATTCTGGGAATCACGTTATTGCTCCTCGAAACCGCCCAGGCTTTTTCCGGCTGCTTGATTTT GCAAAAGACGTGAATTCTGCTATGGAAGCTACCAGAAAATCCCAAAATGCCTTTTCAGCTGCAAATGTGATACTTGAAGAATCTCAAAACAAGGAGGGCATTGCTGCTGTTAAGAGGGTTATTGACTTCAGCTTCCAGGATGTAGAGGAACTTCTACACTTAGTGCAGATAGCAATTCGGGCCATTAGTCGGCAAGGTTTCATTCGCAGTAGAGATTGA